The Arachis ipaensis cultivar K30076 chromosome B07, Araip1.1, whole genome shotgun sequence genome includes a window with the following:
- the LOC107606214 gene encoding kinesin-like protein KIN-4C isoform X1: protein MKRANRRSKESSPIDDASASAEKEKQMYEERIRELERENKAYQMEIAELKQKQGNYSAATNGVEKLKKHYLQKLNLLEEQVTELQSKLASRSQFSTQRKRVDESSRQFQFEIQSLKAQKVQLQCKMKLDSVQFRICKAMLEKEILQLKKERRTYDIKVQNLLASNDRLKMVLQRKTEAAFTATNRLREMIEARKVISNRSAGARKRNSQAIHVAEHELEVTTRLHKLCSQYESRIEKMAAEIGRLKEEIEMQRNENLRSEFQVEETDSFEKEVDIQDLKEQMNGLGCLLRELKLQKEMLDSKDKKQQVLDQPLFTDESNRKLLMKMETPETNSSSDSNANGERTDEGVCCTCSKRSLCKTTKCKCRSIGGSCGPSCGCKLFKCTNRESNQIEEETEAIISESMECNMKMNNSAVFEHGNIIASECAKLLQSALIQKPASYRDNPGPIKKPLSDIQNSLGQLDNQKPGKKKTVRKPIIQLVTNNPMSTSPENISSNSTEQSSSIQSNELATSVDDALVTRPSRNPPRRAKSVVGKENYLT from the exons ATGAAACGGGCGAATCGCAGATCGAAGGAGTCAAGCCCAATCGACGATGCTTCAGCTTCCGCCGAGAAGGAAAAGCAAATGTACGAGGAGAGGATCCGCGAGCTCGAGCGAGAGAATAAAGCGTATCAG ATGGAAATTGCGGAACTGAAGCAGAAACAGGGAAATTATTCAGCTGCGACGAATGGAGTTGAGAAGCTTAAGAAGCATTATCTTCAAAAGCTGAACCTACTTGAAGAGCAG GTAACTGAGTTGCAGAGTAAGTTAGCTTCTCGGTCTCAATTTTCAACTCAAAGGAAAAGAGTGGATGAGTCAAGTAGGCAGTTCCAATTTGAGATTCAAAGTTTAAAGGCTCAGAAG GTTCAACTGCAATGTAAGATGAAGCTAGACTCTGTGCAATTTAGAATATGCAAAGCTATGCTAGAAAAAGAAATTTTGCAG CTTAAGAAAGAGAGGAGAACATATGATATCAAGGTTCAAAATTTGCTGGCTTCAAATGACAGACTTAAAATG GTGTTGCAACGGAAGACAGAAGCTGCTTTTACTGCTACCAATCGTCTAAGAGAAATGATTGAAGCTCGAAAAGTTATATCAAATAGATCAGCTG GTGCTAGAAAGAGGAATAGTCAAGCAATTCAT GTTGCTGAGCATGAACTTGAAGTTACAACTAGGTTACACAAGTTATGTTCTCAGTACGAATCCCGAATCGAAAA AATGGCTGCAGAAATTGGAAGGCTGAAAGAAGAAATCGAGATGCAAAGAAATGAAAATTTAAG GTCTGAATTCCAGGTTGAAGAGACTGACAGCTTTGAGAAAGAGGTTGATATCCAAGATTTAAAGGAACAAATGAATGGTCTTGGTTGTCTGCTCAGAGAATTAAAATTGCAGAAGGAGATGCTTGATTCCAAGGATAAAAAGCAG CAGGTTCTAGATCAGCCTCTTTTCACTGATGAGAGCAACCGAAAGCTACTGATGAAAATGGAAACCCCGGAAACAAATAGTTCAAGTGACAGTAATGCCAACGGGGAGAGAACAGATGAAGGAGTTTGCTGCACGTGCAGCAAGAGATCCCTATGCAAGACTACAAAATGCAAATGTCGATCCATCGGTGGTAGCTGCGGACCATCATGCGGCTGCAAACTTTTCAAGTGTACAAATAGGGAATCGAACCAAATAGAAGAAGAAACTGAAGCAATAATATCAGAAAGCATGGAGTGCAACATGAAAATGAATAATTCAGCTGTGTTTGAGCATGGAAACATAATTGCTTCTGAATGCGCTAAATTGCTTCAGAGTGCACTTATTCAAAAACCTGCTAGCTACAGAGACAACCCAGGACCAATAAAGAAGCCATTATCTGACATTCAAAACTCGCTG GGCCAATTGGACAATCAAAAACCAGGCAAGAAAAAGACTGTGCGGAAGCCCATAATTCAGTTGGTTACCAACAATCCAATGTCCACGTCCCCAGAAAATATAAGCAGCAACAGCACTGAACAGAGTAGTTCTATTCAGTCCAATGAATTGGCAACATCAGTTGATGATGCACTTGTTACCCGTCCTTCAAGAAATCCACCACGGCGCGCCAAATCTGTGGTCGGGAAAGAGAACTACCTCACTTAA
- the LOC107606214 gene encoding kinesin-like protein KIN-4C isoform X2 produces MKRANRRSKESSPIDDASASAEKEKQMYEERIRELERENKAYQMEIAELKQKQGNYSAATNGVEKLKKHYLQKLNLLEEQVTELQSKLASRSQFSTQRKRVDESSRQFQFEIQSLKAQKVQLQCKMKLDSVQFRICKAMLEKEILQLKKERRTYDIKVQNLLASNDRLKMVLQRKTEAAFTATNRLREMIEARKVISNRSAGARKRNSQAIHVAEHELEVTTRLHKLCSQYESRIEKMAAEIGRLKEEIEMQRNENLRSEFQVEETDSFEKEVDIQDLKEQMNGLGCLLRELKLQKEMLDSKDKKQVLDQPLFTDESNRKLLMKMETPETNSSSDSNANGERTDEGVCCTCSKRSLCKTTKCKCRSIGGSCGPSCGCKLFKCTNRESNQIEEETEAIISESMECNMKMNNSAVFEHGNIIASECAKLLQSALIQKPASYRDNPGPIKKPLSDIQNSLGQLDNQKPGKKKTVRKPIIQLVTNNPMSTSPENISSNSTEQSSSIQSNELATSVDDALVTRPSRNPPRRAKSVVGKENYLT; encoded by the exons ATGAAACGGGCGAATCGCAGATCGAAGGAGTCAAGCCCAATCGACGATGCTTCAGCTTCCGCCGAGAAGGAAAAGCAAATGTACGAGGAGAGGATCCGCGAGCTCGAGCGAGAGAATAAAGCGTATCAG ATGGAAATTGCGGAACTGAAGCAGAAACAGGGAAATTATTCAGCTGCGACGAATGGAGTTGAGAAGCTTAAGAAGCATTATCTTCAAAAGCTGAACCTACTTGAAGAGCAG GTAACTGAGTTGCAGAGTAAGTTAGCTTCTCGGTCTCAATTTTCAACTCAAAGGAAAAGAGTGGATGAGTCAAGTAGGCAGTTCCAATTTGAGATTCAAAGTTTAAAGGCTCAGAAG GTTCAACTGCAATGTAAGATGAAGCTAGACTCTGTGCAATTTAGAATATGCAAAGCTATGCTAGAAAAAGAAATTTTGCAG CTTAAGAAAGAGAGGAGAACATATGATATCAAGGTTCAAAATTTGCTGGCTTCAAATGACAGACTTAAAATG GTGTTGCAACGGAAGACAGAAGCTGCTTTTACTGCTACCAATCGTCTAAGAGAAATGATTGAAGCTCGAAAAGTTATATCAAATAGATCAGCTG GTGCTAGAAAGAGGAATAGTCAAGCAATTCAT GTTGCTGAGCATGAACTTGAAGTTACAACTAGGTTACACAAGTTATGTTCTCAGTACGAATCCCGAATCGAAAA AATGGCTGCAGAAATTGGAAGGCTGAAAGAAGAAATCGAGATGCAAAGAAATGAAAATTTAAG GTCTGAATTCCAGGTTGAAGAGACTGACAGCTTTGAGAAAGAGGTTGATATCCAAGATTTAAAGGAACAAATGAATGGTCTTGGTTGTCTGCTCAGAGAATTAAAATTGCAGAAGGAGATGCTTGATTCCAAGGATAAAAAGCAG GTTCTAGATCAGCCTCTTTTCACTGATGAGAGCAACCGAAAGCTACTGATGAAAATGGAAACCCCGGAAACAAATAGTTCAAGTGACAGTAATGCCAACGGGGAGAGAACAGATGAAGGAGTTTGCTGCACGTGCAGCAAGAGATCCCTATGCAAGACTACAAAATGCAAATGTCGATCCATCGGTGGTAGCTGCGGACCATCATGCGGCTGCAAACTTTTCAAGTGTACAAATAGGGAATCGAACCAAATAGAAGAAGAAACTGAAGCAATAATATCAGAAAGCATGGAGTGCAACATGAAAATGAATAATTCAGCTGTGTTTGAGCATGGAAACATAATTGCTTCTGAATGCGCTAAATTGCTTCAGAGTGCACTTATTCAAAAACCTGCTAGCTACAGAGACAACCCAGGACCAATAAAGAAGCCATTATCTGACATTCAAAACTCGCTG GGCCAATTGGACAATCAAAAACCAGGCAAGAAAAAGACTGTGCGGAAGCCCATAATTCAGTTGGTTACCAACAATCCAATGTCCACGTCCCCAGAAAATATAAGCAGCAACAGCACTGAACAGAGTAGTTCTATTCAGTCCAATGAATTGGCAACATCAGTTGATGATGCACTTGTTACCCGTCCTTCAAGAAATCCACCACGGCGCGCCAAATCTGTGGTCGGGAAAGAGAACTACCTCACTTAA
- the LOC110265156 gene encoding kinesin-like protein KIN-4C, whose translation MKRANRRSKESSPIDDASASAEKEKQMYEERIRELERENKAYQMEIAELKQKQGNYSAATNGVEKLKKHYLQKLNLLEEQVTELQSKLASRSQFSTQRKRVDESSRQFQFEIQSLKAQKVQLQCKMKLDSVQFRICKAMLEKEILQLKKERRTYDIKVQNLLASNDRLKMVLQRKTEAAFTATNRLREMIEARKVISNRSAGARKRNSQAIHAVSFLGTCSWFFIEYLDVTKCYMVAEHELEVTTRLHKLCSQYESRIEKMAAEIGRLKEEIEMQRNENLRSEFQVEETDSFEKEVDIQDLKEQMNGLGCLLRELKLQKEMLDSKDKKQVLDQPLFTDESNRKLLMKMETPETNSSSDSNANGERTDEGVCCTCSKRSLCKTTKCKCRSIGGSCGPSCGCKLFKCTNRESNQIEEETEAIISESMECNMKMNNSAVFEHGNIIASECAKLLQSALIQKPASYRDNPGPIKKPLSDIQNSLGQLDNQKPGKKKTVRKPIIQLVTNNPMSTSPENISSNSTEQSSSIQSNELATSVDDALVTRPSRNPPRRAKSVVGKENYLT comes from the exons ATGAAACGGGCGAATCGCAGATCGAAGGAGTCAAGCCCAATCGACGATGCTTCAGCTTCCGCCGAGAAGGAAAAGCAAATGTACGAGGAGAGGATCCGCGAGCTCGAGCGAGAGAATAAAGCGTATCAG ATGGAAATTGCGGAACTGAAGCAGAAACAGGGAAATTATTCAGCTGCGACGAATGGAGTTGAGAAGCTTAAGAAGCATTATCTTCAAAAGCTGAACCTACTTGAAGAGCAG GTAACTGAGTTGCAGAGTAAGTTAGCTTCTCGGTCTCAATTTTCAACTCAAAGGAAAAGAGTGGATGAGTCAAGTAGGCAGTTCCAATTTGAGATTCAAAGTTTAAAGGCTCAGAAG GTTCAACTGCAATGTAAGATGAAGCTAGACTCTGTGCAATTTAGAATATGCAAAGCTATGCTAGAAAAAGAAATTTTGCAG CTTAAGAAAGAGAGGAGAACATATGATATCAAGGTTCAAAATTTGCTGGCTTCAAATGACAGACTTAAAATG GTGTTGCAACGGAAGACAGAAGCTGCTTTTACTGCTACCAATCGTCTAAGAGAAATGATTGAAGCTCGAAAAGTTATATCAAATAGATCAGCTG GTGCTAGAAAGAGGAATAGTCAAGCAATTCAT GCAGTTAGTTTTCTTGGCACTTGCTCGTGGTTCTTTATAGAATATCTGGATGTGACTAAATGCTATATG GTTGCTGAGCATGAACTTGAAGTTACAACTAGGTTACACAAGTTATGTTCTCAGTACGAATCCCGAATCGAAAA AATGGCTGCAGAAATTGGAAGGCTGAAAGAAGAAATCGAGATGCAAAGAAATGAAAATTTAAG GTCTGAATTCCAGGTTGAAGAGACTGACAGCTTTGAGAAAGAGGTTGATATCCAAGATTTAAAGGAACAAATGAATGGTCTTGGTTGTCTGCTCAGAGAATTAAAATTGCAGAAGGAGATGCTTGATTCCAAGGATAAAAAGCAG GTTCTAGATCAGCCTCTTTTCACTGATGAGAGCAACCGAAAGCTACTGATGAAAATGGAAACCCCGGAAACAAATAGTTCAAGTGACAGTAATGCCAACGGGGAGAGAACAGATGAAGGAGTTTGCTGCACGTGCAGCAAGAGATCCCTATGCAAGACTACAAAATGCAAATGTCGATCCATCGGTGGTAGCTGCGGACCATCATGCGGCTGCAAACTTTTCAAGTGTACAAATAGGGAATCGAACCAAATAGAAGAAGAAACTGAAGCAATAATATCAGAAAGCATGGAGTGCAACATGAAAATGAATAATTCAGCTGTGTTTGAGCATGGAAACATAATTGCTTCTGAATGCGCTAAATTGCTTCAGAGTGCACTTATTCAAAAACCTGCTAGCTACAGAGACAACCCAGGACCAATAAAGAAGCCATTATCTGACATTCAAAACTCGCTG GGCCAATTGGACAATCAAAAACCAGGCAAGAAAAAGACTGTGCGGAAGCCCATAATTCAGTTGGTTACCAACAATCCAATGTCCACGTCCCCAGAAAATATAAGCAGCAACAGCACTGAACAGAGTAGTTCTATTCAGTCCAATGAATTGGCAACATCAGTTGATGATGCACTTGTTACCCGTCCTTCAAGAAATCCACCACGGCGCGCCAAATCTGTGGTCGGGAAAGAGAACTACCTCACTTAA
- the LOC107606215 gene encoding argininosuccinate lyase, chloroplastic: protein MHSSKALFSPSSSSTFLFSFSSTPQPLSRAFSHAPKPQQLRMEPLRAASQSNKEAKLWGGRFEESVTEAVESFTESISFDKLLSKYDIMGSKAHAQMLAQQSLISVKERDEIVKGLEDIERRIASGEFQWRTDREDVHMNIEAALIEMIGEPAKKLHTARSRNDQVLTDFRLWCRDAIDGIMGSMKRLQVSLITLALKNEGLIVPGYTHLQRAQPVLLQHLLLAYVEQIDRDIGRLVDCRARMNFCPLGACALAGTGLPIDRFMTSETLGFTAPLRNSIDAVSDRDFVMEFLSANAITAVHLSRLGEEWVLWASEEFGFITPSDSVSTGSSIMPQKKNPDPMELVRGKSARVIGDLVTLLTLCKGLPHAYNRDLQEDKEPVFDSVKTILGMLEVSAEFALNITFNRDRIQKALPAGHLDATTLADYLVNKGVPFRTSHDIVGRAVALCTSKNCQLLDLSLDELRSINPVFDEHVYEYLGVENAINKFSSYGSTGSACVASQLDYWTKKLEIK, encoded by the exons ATGCATTCCTCAAAAGCATTATTCTCACCATCCTCCTCCTCaaccttcctcttctccttctcctccacgCCCCAACCACTGTCACGCGCCTTCTCTCACGCGCCGAAACCACAGCAGCTCAGAATGGAGCCTCTCCGCGCGGCGTCTCAGAGCAACAAAGAGGCCAAGCTGTGGGGTGGACGCTTCGAAGAGAGCGTCACGGAGGCCGTTGAGAGCTTCACTGAGTCGATCTCCTTCGACAAGCTTCTCTCTAAGTACGACATTATGGGAAGCAAAGCTCACGCTCAAATGCTCGCTCAACAG AGTTTGATTAGCGTGAAAGAAAGGGATGAGATTGTCAAAGGTCTTGAAGACATTGAGAGGCGCATTGCTAGTGGGGAGTTTCAGTGGAGGACGGACAGAGAGGACGTGCACATGAACATTGAGGCAGCGTTGATCGAGATGATTGGCGAGCCTGCGAAGAAGCTACACACTGCTCGGAGCAGGAACGATCAGGTCTTGACTGACTTCAGGCTGTGGTGTCGCGATGCCATTGATGGGATCATGGGGAGCATGAAGCGGCTTCAGGTGTCTCTGATTACCTTGGCTTTGAAGAATGAGGGCCTCATTGTCCCTGGCTACACACATTTGCAGCGTGCGCAGCCTGTTTTGCTGCAGCATCTTCTGCTGGCATATGTTGAACAG ATTGACCGCGATATTGGTCGTCTTGTGGATTGTAGAGCTAGGATGAATTTCTGCCCCTTAGGTGCCTGTGCATTAGCTGGCACGGGGCTCCCGATTGATCGCTTCATGACTTCAGAGACCTTAGGATTTACTGCTCCCCTGAGGAATAG TATTGATGCAGTTTCTGACCGAGATTTTGTGATGGAGTTCCTTTCTGCTAATGCCATCACAGCGGTGCATCTTTCTCGGCTTGGTGAAGAATGGGTGTTGTGGGCTTCTGAGGAGTTTGGATTTATCACTCCAAGTGACTCTGTCTCTACAGGGAGTAGTATAATGCCTCAGAAAAAGAATCCAGACCCAATGGAGCTAGTCCGTGGAAAGTCTGCTAGGGTCATAGGAGATTTGGTTACTTTGCTTACATTGTGCAAAGGGCTCCCTCATGCATACAATCGTGATTTGCAG GAAGACAAAGAACCAGTATTTGACAGTGTTAAAACTATTTTGGGGATGCTTGAGGTGTCAGCGGAGTTTGCACTGAACATCACCTTCAATCGGGACAGAATACAAAAGGCTTTACCTGCTGGTCATCTTGATGCAACAACACTTGCCGATTACCTTGTTAACAAG GGAGTGCCATTTAGGACCTCTCATGATATTGTTGGAAGAGCCGTTGCCTTGTGTACATCAAAGAACTGCCAACTGTTGGACCTGAGTCTAGATGAGCTGAGAAGTATCAATCCAGTCTTTGATGAGCACGTTTATGAATATCTTGGAGTGGAAAACGCAATCAACAAGTTCAGCTCCTATGGTTCCACTGGGTCAGCTTGCGTTGCCAGCCAACTTGATTACTGGACCAAAAAGCTTGAAATCAAATGA